AATGCCCGGAGCGCCCAGTTGAGGCAGTATGAGTTTTTTATGGTCAACGATATTCAAAAGCGCATGAACCTTGATGCGGTAAATCAACTCTTTTGTGCCGAAAGTTCCTTTTCCAGCCGCACACCACACATTGATTCCTTTCGTGTCAAGAACAAGCATCCACGCATTCATGCCGTCCAAAGCCCGGCGAACGTGATCGAAGCTGAGTTTATAATTTGCGGTAACAAAAACATCGGCGTTTGCATCGGGATTGCCAACGGCATACAGGCCTGGTTCAACGGTGTAATGCATGCGGCCGATGTTCCACCGTACTTTCATTGTGTCGCGGATGTCGGCGCGGCTCCATGTTGTGGATATCTGCGGAACCGGTCCAAAAACAGTATTAACGGAACCGGTAATATAAGTTTGTTGCATAGTGCATTATATGGTTATCAGAAATCAACTATTTATTATTATTTCAGTTTGTGTTGTTGTCATTTTAATTGCAATTACATCCTGTAAAATATATATCGGTATCGGGCAAAAGGTCTGTAATTGCATTGCGTTGCGGTGTTTTAATGGTGATGCCCCTCATGTCTATTTTCTTTAATGTATTTCTGAGTGATGCCATTTGAGCCGGGAAGCGAATAATTCGATTTCCCCACAAGTCAAGTTCTGATAATGATATAAGCAATGCCATTTCTATCGGCAGTGTTGAAATTTTATTGTGTTTCAGATAGAGCTTTTGCAGGTATGTGAGTGTTCCAATCTCTGCCGGGAGTGTGATTAGTTTATTTGATGAAAGGTCTATGATTCGGAGATTTTTCAGGCTTTTAATTTCACAAGGAATGCTCTTAATTTTATTGTGCGAAAGATTCATTTCCTGAAGGTTTGCAAGCATGAAAACACCCGCAGGGATTTGCTCCAGATGTTGTTTGCTTAGATCCAGACGATAAACTTCGGAAGGATTCAGCAGGGCTTCATCCAGCGAAATAAATATTTTTTGTTTCGTCAAAGTAGCGGTATCAGGCAATTGTGCGGATGCTGCTGATGAGAAAAATGCCATGAACAGTAGGCATAAAATGTATCTGAACATTTTGCTGACGGTCGGTATGAAATGCAATGCTTTATTCATTATTTGATTGAATCATTGAACGAAGTAAATGCTTTAATAATCTGATTCCGCACTTTACGATATACTGCCAAAACTTCTTCTCTGCTGCCTTTTGCATCAGCAGGGTCTTCGAAACCGATATGTTTATGATGTGCCACATTGCCGCTAAAATTGGGGCAGACATCCTTGGCTCCGTCACAGACTGTGATTACGTAATCGAAAGAATCGTTTAAAAACAAGTCGACTGATTTTGGTGTCTGCCTGCTTATGTCGATGCCAATCTCAGCCATCACTTCAACTGCGTAAGGATTGACTCTGTGTTCGGCATGTGTGCCCGCTGAATAAACCTCTGTTGAATGATTCAGTGATTTTAGAAAACCTTCTGCCATCTGGCTGCGGCATGTGTTTCCGGTGCAAATGATAAGTATTTTCATGATTTATAATCTTCAAAATTTTACATAAAAAATGTACACGTAATAAATTCCAACCAGAATAAACGCAACAGCAACAATACCCCTGAACCATTTTTCAAATAGCTTAACCTTATTGTAAAAACTGCCCACACTCGAAAGACTGAATGCCAGTAAATAAGCAACAATGATTACCGGAAGCCCTGTTGCAATCGCAAAAACAAAGGGCAGTCCCAATCCCGACGGGCTGCTGATGGTAATGGGAATGAGCATTCCGAAATACAGCACTCCGCTGTAAGGACAGAATGCCAATGCAAATACAATTCCCAATAGCATGGCGCTCCACCAATTGCTTTTTTTACCGCTGTTCTGCATGCGGTCACTGATTTTATGGAAGCCCTGAAATTTGATTTTGATGAAGTCGAACATGAGAATACCAACAATGATGAGCAGTGGGCCCAAAAACTTTTCGCCATGCGATTGAAAGAACTTTGCTACCTGAAATTTGCTGGCGCCGAAATATAAAATCACTCCAATGCCTGTGTAACTGATAGCGCGGCCCAGCGTGTACCATAATCCGTTAATAAATATTTTCTTTTTATTCTCAATATCCTTGCTGATAAACCCAATGGCAGTGATGTTGGTCGCCAGAGGGCAGGGACTGATGGCGGTCATTATTCCAAGTATGAATGCTGTCAGAAATGGAACGTTTGTGGCATCCAGCCAGTTTTGCAGGACTTCCATACAATTATTTTAAGTAATCTTCAATTTTTAATTTCAACTCAGTAACAAACACATCAGAGCTGTGAATCTTCTGAAATGCCCAGTTGGTAAGGTCTTCGGTTTTTTGCTCTTTGCCATTGGTGTATGAAGTCAACGCAAGCGTAGCACCATAGGCATCGTATTTTTTTACCAGAGTTTGATTTTCGGGCAATTCACAATTCATAATGTAAAGGTCAATTATGCCCGTTTCCAGCTGATTCAGGAAATTTTCGTTGATGGTTTTTCTAATATTGGTCTCAATGGAAATGCAGGTATGGCAACGGTTTGTAATATGAAAATAATAAACCTTCAGTTTCAGGTTTGCCGGATTATTTGAAATAATGGTATCTCCGTTTTGCTGGCTGAATGCCGGAAATGTCAATATAAGCGCGATGATTATCAATGTTACTTTTTTCATTTTCAAATTATCAAATTGTTTTATTCAATCTAACGAAACTTATTTAAGGTATTCAGTGATTTTATTTTTCAGGATTTCAATGAATTTTTCTTCCTTGTTTTTCGCATATTTAAACCCGTCGCCGGTAAGGTCGGTTGTCAGCTCTTTACCTTTAAATACGCGGGCTACAACAATTCCTGAACCGAATATTTCATATTTTTCCGAAACTTCGTTATTGGCATCATCGTCTACATTTAATATATAGCGTTTAATTCGTCCCTGACTGAATTCTTTCGCAAAATAGGTATTCAGTGTCTTTGTTGTTGCTTCTTCAATAGCTATGCATGCGGCACAACGATTGGTTACATGAAAATTATAAATGGTAACAACCGGCAGTCCGGCTTTTGTAATGGTTGCATCCTGTTTTTTGTTCTCAGCATTCTGCGTGTCTTTTGTTGTTGTAATGGCTGTAAGTGAGTCCTTTTGTTTCTGATTTACGGAATCTCCGTTCAATGGCTTGTCTGAATCGGTAGCGGAATTGGTGCATGCGCCAAAGAGCAACATTGCGGTTATTGCCAGAAGTGTTTTTATACTTTTTATCTGTGAACTGTTCATCCTTCTGTAAATTTATTCGTTGAACATTTATTTTGTTTACCCTCCGGACTTGAACAGCATGCGTCATCAAGAATAAATCCTGAAATAAGAACCTTCGCTATTTCCCAGTTTGTTCGGTTGATACAATAATTTATTTTGGGCGGGTCTATATCGCCCTGTATCAACCCCGCGTACTTCAGCTCTTTCAGATGTTGCGACAGCGTGGAGCGAGCAATAGGAATATCACCTATCATCTCACCACTGGTGCAGCATCCGTTCAATTTATTGAGCCGTTCAAGAATATACACCCGGGCAGGATGGCTTATGGCTTTGCCAATTTGCGCAATACGCTGGTGTTGCTCTGTGAATTTTGGTTTAGCAGGCATCTATTTGTATTTTTCAATCAGTTCTTTAATCTCGTTCATTGTCGGAACACGGCCGCTCATCACAATTTTTCCGTTGATAACCAGGCCCGGTGAGCGCAGTATACCGTACGACATAATTCTTTGAATGTCTTCGATTTTTTCTACGTCGGCATCAACACCCATTTCTGCAACAGCGTTAATCACTGTTTTTTCAAGTGTTTTACAATTAAAACATCCGGTTCCCAGCACTTTTATTTCCATGATGAATCGTATTATGTTTTTATATTTCGCAAAAATACGAAATATAAAATTATCAGAAACGAAATAGTGATTTTTATTTTTATCTTTACACGAAATATTATAATGCTTGATATGAAGTTTTCACGTGTAATAAGCGTTATTGTTCTTGTGCTTTCTGTAATTGCGTTTTCCTGCCGTAAATCTGACAGTACAGCCCCTGTGGTGAGTCTGGAAGG
The window above is part of the Bacteroidota bacterium genome. Proteins encoded here:
- a CDS encoding leucine-rich repeat domain-containing protein — protein: MAFFSSAASAQLPDTATLTKQKIFISLDEALLNPSEVYRLDLSKQHLEQIPAGVFMLANLQEMNLSHNKIKSIPCEIKSLKNLRIIDLSSNKLITLPAEIGTLTYLQKLYLKHNKISTLPIEMALLISLSELDLWGNRIIRFPAQMASLRNTLKKIDMRGITIKTPQRNAITDLLPDTDIYFTGCNCN
- a CDS encoding arsenate reductase ArsC; translated protein: MKILIICTGNTCRSQMAEGFLKSLNHSTEVYSAGTHAEHRVNPYAVEVMAEIGIDISRQTPKSVDLFLNDSFDYVITVCDGAKDVCPNFSGNVAHHKHIGFEDPADAKGSREEVLAVYRKVRNQIIKAFTSFNDSIK
- a CDS encoding aromatic aminobenezylarsenical efflux permease ArsG family transporter, producing MEVLQNWLDATNVPFLTAFILGIMTAISPCPLATNITAIGFISKDIENKKKIFINGLWYTLGRAISYTGIGVILYFGASKFQVAKFFQSHGEKFLGPLLIIVGILMFDFIKIKFQGFHKISDRMQNSGKKSNWWSAMLLGIVFALAFCPYSGVLYFGMLIPITISSPSGLGLPFVFAIATGLPVIIVAYLLAFSLSSVGSFYNKVKLFEKWFRGIVAVAFILVGIYYVYIFYVKF
- a CDS encoding nitrophenyl compound nitroreductase subunit ArsF family protein; its protein translation is MKKVTLIIIALILTFPAFSQQNGDTIISNNPANLKLKVYYFHITNRCHTCISIETNIRKTINENFLNQLETGIIDLYIMNCELPENQTLVKKYDAYGATLALTSYTNGKEQKTEDLTNWAFQKIHSSDVFVTELKLKIEDYLK
- a CDS encoding nitrophenyl compound nitroreductase subunit ArsF family protein, which encodes MNSSQIKSIKTLLAITAMLLFGACTNSATDSDKPLNGDSVNQKQKDSLTAITTTKDTQNAENKKQDATITKAGLPVVTIYNFHVTNRCAACIAIEEATTKTLNTYFAKEFSQGRIKRYILNVDDDANNEVSEKYEIFGSGIVVARVFKGKELTTDLTGDGFKYAKNKEEKFIEILKNKITEYLK
- a CDS encoding ArsR family transcriptional regulator, with protein sequence MPAKPKFTEQHQRIAQIGKAISHPARVYILERLNKLNGCCTSGEMIGDIPIARSTLSQHLKELKYAGLIQGDIDPPKINYCINRTNWEIAKVLISGFILDDACCSSPEGKQNKCSTNKFTEG
- a CDS encoding thioredoxin family protein, which produces MEIKVLGTGCFNCKTLEKTVINAVAEMGVDADVEKIEDIQRIMSYGILRSPGLVINGKIVMSGRVPTMNEIKELIEKYK